AAGACGATAAATACTGGCATTTGCATTCCCCGGAGAGTCGGACTGATTAGAGCGGTTGTTGGTGCCCTCTGTCACATAGTTCACTTTTGCATCCACTTCCAGACGGCTACCCAACTGGGTTGAACCACGCAAGTTAAAACTCGTCCGATTCAAATCATCATTCACCATAATTCCTCTTGCATTCAGGTTCGTGGCAGAGAAACGGAAAGTGGACTTGTCGGTCCCGCCAGAAAATGCAATGGTATTGTTGGCCGTTAAACCTGGTTGGTAAAACTGCTGCATATTATCCTTTACGGCAGAATATGGACGGCTGACGCCATCAAACTGAATCACACTGGAACCATCCAATTTGGCGCCCCAAGATAATAAGCCTGTGGCCAATGCATCTGGAACCGTTGTGGGTTTGGTTCCGAGTTTTCCTTGTCCATATTCGTATTGCCAGTCAGACAAAACAGCGATAGACTCGGTGGTGAGGTTAGTGTTAAATTCAACCCCAATTCCATTCCGTTTAACCCCTTTTTTTGTTGTAACAAGAACAACCCCGTTCAACGCACGAGAGCCATAAAGTGCTGTGGCCGCATCGGACTTTAGGATCGTGAAGGTTTCAATATCATCTGGGTTTAAACTGGAAACACCGTCTCCACCATCACGACCACCCCATTCACCTGCTTGGCCTTGATTGCTGTTATCAATCGGAACACCATCCACCACGTAAAGAGGTTGGTTATTGCCAAAGGTGTTGTTACCACGAATGATGATACGGCTGGAGCCGTTTACACCAGAAGCGGGTTTGGATACATTCACACCAGCCACCTTCCCCGCAAGGGCATTTACGATGTTGTTTTCACGGACAGCCACAAGGTCTTCACCACGAATTTCTGTTACCGAATAGCCAACAGATTTTTGTTGTTTTTCGATACCAAGCGCGGTGACAATCACTTCACTGCCCAATGAGGTATCTTCTTGAAGTACGACATTGACCGTGCTGCGCCCATTCACGGCAATTGTTTGGGCTACATATCCCACAAAAGAGACCGTTATTGAGGCATTACGATTTGAAAGGGAGACGGAATAGTTCCCATCAATATCGCTTTGTGCACCATTGGTCGGTTTTCCGGCCTCAAGGATGGTTGCGCCAGGCAGGGGTGCGCCATCTGCCACCGTTACCTTACCGCGTACCTGAAAGCTCTGCGCGAATGACCATTGAATACCCAGCATCATGAGCAGGCATCCAAAAGCCAATACGCGCTTAACGACGGATACCGTACCCGTAGCCATCGTGCTGTGTTGGTTGTTTTGGTTTAGCATATTTTTTAATGTTAATAATGGAAGGGTTTTAATGCATGTTCAGAAATCATTTCTGGACGGAAGCCGAAATCAACAGGAGAAGCCCCGATTCGGCACACAACATTTTCTTTATACCATAAGTTTTGGGATTGATTGTGGGTGGCAGGAAAAGTAGTGAAGACTGCCGCAGTCGTAAAAGCCGAAACAGCCTATGTGGTTTCATTTGATTCAATAAACAACTTTTTAACCCATTAGAAGCGCTTCCGACTTCAGGCTTAGTATACCTAAGGGTATTCTACTTTGATGAAATGGGTTTGGATTAAGCTTTATGGGGTCTTTCCTCAACAAAATCCTTTTCATACTCCTCTGAAAACATCAAAAAAGCCGTGCACCCAAAGGTACACAGCCAATTATGTGAGCTAAAAATAGTTATCCTGTATGCCATAAATTGATCCAACAGAATCGAAAGCACGAAAATTACAGGATAAAAAGCGCATGTTGAGGAACTTGGGTTTGTCGCTAAGGGGTAAAAGACGGCGAATAATAACAATTTGGAAACCCTTATGCAAGCGCTTTTCCGCATTAACAGTGTTACTTTATTGGGATATGCGGCGAAGAATAGCATTTAGCCGTTCATGATCGTCTCCCAAAAGTCGGCTAATGGTACGTCCTGCCTCTATCAATACCTCGATCCGTTGGCGTTGCAAAATCTTTGTTAAAGACAGTTTTTGCAAGATTGTGACAAAAAGATCATCGGTAGGCAAACCACTTTCGGTTCCTCCCGTCAACAGCCTAAAAAAATCATAGGGCGGCTGAATTGTTTCTATCAAAGTCTGTTCAACCAAGTCCACAAACGCATGAAGTTCCGGAGGGTGTGGTGGAATGGTTTGGCGAAAAACCCCTTCTTTCGTTTGATAACCCACCACCAAACAAGAAAAAACTGTCCGAATCAACTCAAATACATGAGGCATTTCCCTTTCCAATTCCTCTTTGGTACGTCCTAAGGCTTCTACCTGACGCCCTGGTTCAACACTTTCCCGTTGTACCGAAAACACAATCCCAACCGTGGTACTCCCATCAGGGTGTTGTACACACACCCATTCACCAAATGTAGGCACGTCGGATCCAAGAGCGACTTGTGCTTTAAAAGACTTCGACTCGGAAGCAATAATTTCGCCGATCATAAAGAAGTAGCATTTTTACAAATTGAACACCAAGAAGTTTTAACAAAGCACGCAACCGCTGGTTCATTCTTACCGAATGTTGTAACCTTTCTCTAATTCGGGCGTTTTCATCTTGATTCTCTAAAATTCATCAACCATATTCCATGCACCATCCAAACAAGATACGCCTGTTTTACGGCATTTTTTTCTTAATCTTTTCTCCTTTACTGACTAAAGCACAATCTTTTGTGAACCTAAAATTTACCGATACACAGAATATAGGTATTATTGGGGTGAGTGTCAGATTAATTAATGAAAAGAAACCTTCTTCCCAACAAACTGGCACAACCAACCAAGAAGGCAGCATTCGGATCAAAGTAGAGCCTGCAGCCACCTATCGCTTACAAGCCACTTTTATCGGATATAAACCCATTGATGAGTCAATCAGTTTTAAGAAAGAGGACATCGAACGCATTTTTGTTTTGACAGAAGATACGGCCTCGCTGGGCGAAGTAATTGTTACAGCAAAAAAACCCCTAATTACCCAAGTGGACGATATGAGTGTGGTGGATCCCAGCCCCGTTGCCGATATCAGCTCAAACGCGATGGAAGTTTTGGAGAAAATACCTGGCTTGTTTATAGACCAAGACGGAAACATCTACCTAAATAGTACCACGCCTGCCTCGGTGTATTTGAATGGCAGGGAACAAAAAATGAGCCGTGAAGACACCGCCGTCCTACTCAAAAACCTTCCCCCAAACAGCATCGAGCGGATCGAAATACTACGTACGCCTTCTGCCAAGTTTGATGCCAGCAGCAGTGGTGGATTGGTAAACGTTGTACTTAAGCGTGGATTCAAAATTGGAAGAACAGGAAGTCTATATTCGGGATATAGCCAAGGACGACATGCTGATGGGCGCTTGGGTATTAACCTGAACAATCAAGATGGTGGACGCACCTCATACTTTGGCCTTAGTTTAGGAGGGCGTACTGGGTTCGACCAGGTGGAAACCTCGCGACTGTTCTCGGCAGACTCGCTTTTGAGCCAGTTTGCCACAACAACCTCGCCGAACCAAAACATTTTCACCCGTTTCGGGTTTGGCTTTGAACCAAAGAAAAATTGGGAACTCAATCTCGATAGCCGTATTAGTACCAACCGCAATACTTCGGATGTGCTCAACCAAAACAGCATCCGCCGCGTAGGTTCCAGTTCCACTACCCCTTACTCCCAATCAGAAAACCTGACCAACAACAATGGCCTCAGTTGGTCTGTAAATCAAGAAGTTTCCACCAAGTACAAATTGGACAAAGAAGGCTCCGAATGGACCACCGAATTTGAAGCAACCTATGCAAAATCAAATGGTGAACAGGTATATAATAATGCCTTTATATTACCAACGGTCTTTAATACTGGTGGAGAAGGGGCTTCGGAAAATCAACGCTTCGCATTCACCGCCCAAAGTGACCTAAAATATAAACTCCCGGAGAAAATAACCTTAGAAGCTGGTATCAAGTCTAACTGGCAAAACATCCAAAACGAAGCCGATTACGTTCGGATTCAAGGGGCAACAAGAACACCAGACGCCTTCCGCACCCGTTCGTTTTCCTACACAGAAAACACCCATGCAGCATACCTTCAAGCCTCTAAAACCATTGGTTCATTTGTACTCAAATCTGGCCTCCGGCTCGAAAATGCGGATATTCGTGGAAACCAAACCATCCCCAATGACACGACTTTCCAAGTAAACCGTACCGATCTTTTCCCATACGCTTATCTGAGCCGTACCTTGGTTTCTATTTCAAACTTCGAGCTTAAAGGCTTTGCCATTTACCGGCGTTCCATTTCACGTCCCGGATACGGTTTTCTGAATCCATCCCCCCGCTATTTAGACCAATATGCCTACGAAGTAGGAAATCCTAACCTGCGTCCTCAATTCACAACCAATTACGAACTGAATATCAGTGTAGGAGACATGCCCATTTTTGCCATTGGTCGTAATGATACCAAAGACATTTTCACAAATGTGGTGTATCAAGATCCTAAGAACCCCAGTGTAGCCGTTCGGACCTACGATAACCTAGGAAAACGTGCCGAAGATTATTTCCGTCTTACAGCCGCCATCCCACCTGGCGGGCGCTATTTCTTTGTGGTCGGCACGCAATATGGCCGAAACCGTTACGATGGGCTTTATGAGAACAAACCACTGACATTCGACCGTGGGTCTTGGTCTTTTTTCACCTTCCACATGTTCAAAGTGGATAAAAATACCAACCTAACCCTAAATGGTTTTATGCAAGTGAACGGTCAACAACAGTTTTATGAATTGGAAAACTTCGGGGCATTAAGCGTAGGAATCACCCGTAAATTTTTGAAAGACAAACTAAATGTGGCCCTCCGAATCAATGATATACTCAACACCCAAAAGAACCATTTCAACCTTAGTCAAGGTACAGTCCAAGCAAGCGGATTCCGGTCAGGCGACACCCGCCGTATTGGGCTGAATATTCGATACAACTTTGGTTTCCGCCAGAAAGAGGAAAAACGGAATATGTTCGACGTAAATGGGGATGAATGACCCAATAACTAACTAATAGCAAAAGCCGCATTTTTTGGATAAATGCGGCTTTATTTGTTTTATCAACGTGCCCAAAAGAGGACTCGAACCTCCACGGGCATACGCCCACTACACCCTGAATGTAGCGCGTCTACCAATTCCGCCATTTGGGCAAATTATTGTCTGGCACGCTTTTCAAAACGAACTGCAAGATAGGATATTTGCAAATACGAAAGCAAGATGGGGCTATAATAATTTACGGCTTTCCTTTTTCTTCATGAGTTGGGTTCGTAACTTTACTTTTTAACATGGCGTCCATAAGGACATTGTTTTACCTTTAAACCCTAGAGGACATGCGTAAAAACTCTATTTTTTTTCTCTTTCTTGTCCCCATGATTGCGTGGGCACAGCAACCTACAAGGCCAATTCCATATCCCGTATTCGCCTCCCCTCAATTTGAAGCGGCAATCACAAAAGGAACCCGTACCAAGACGGGTATGCCAGGTCCGAATTACTGGGCCAATAGTGCAAACTACACCATGGAGACCGAACTAGACCCTGCTTCTAAACTCATTACCAGTTCTGCCACCATTCAATACCTCAATAACAGTCCAAACGACCTTAATTTTCTGATGATAAATTTGCGTCAGAACCTCTACAAACCCACCGCGTTCCGAAATCGTCCTATTCCTTTTGCCACCGATGGCATGAATATCACCGAGACCAGCGTATTGACGAGCAAGCCTGGTGAATCCGAACAATGGGTCAAGGTTACGCCACAAGTAAACGGAACCCAAATGCGGGTTTCACTACCACAACCATTAAAGGCCAAGCACAGCATTACTTTACACATTAAATGGTCTTTTACGTTACCCGAACGTTCTTTTCGGATGGGTCACGACAAAGAAGTATTTATTGTGGCGTATTGGTTCCCCCAATTGGCGGTGTATGATGATGTGCGTGGATGGGACAGTGACCAATACATCGGAAATGGCGAATTTTACAATGACTTTGGCAACTATGATGTAAAAATCACCGTGCCGAAAGGCTATTTGGTTTCCGGAACAGGTGCTTTACAAAACCCAGCAGCAGTTTTGGATGCCGACCGATTGGCGCGGTTACGCGAAGCCGCAAGTCAAGACTCGGTGGTGCATGTGCTCACCAAAGAAGAGCGTGATGCTGGCAAAGCAACCCTCTCCGCTTCTGATAAATTGACGTGGCACTTTAAAGCAGAAAAAGTACGAGACTTTACTTGGGCTACTTCGGATAAATATATCTGGGACGCCACAAGAGCAGCGGTGGGCGACCTAAATAAGGACGGCAAAACAGACTATTCGATGATCCACGCGTTTTATCGTCCCGAAAAAACGGTCTGGAAGCAATCCGCAAAATATGCCCGCTTTAGTATCGAGCATCTTTCCCAACGGTATATCCCCTACCCCTGGCCCCACATGAGTACCATCGAAGGTTTTATTGGCGGTGGTATGGAGTTTCCGATGTTAACGCATATTGGTGGCTCACGAACCCCACAAGCACTTTTTGGGGTCACGTATCACGAAATTGCTCATATGTGGTTCCCGATGATTGTAGGGGTGGATGAAAAGTCCTTCTGTTGGGCCGAAGAAGGGATCACGACCTATAATGAAAATGATGGCTATAATGCATTTTTCCCAAAAGAAAACGCTTGGGATCCCAAAGTAAACAGCTACTTCCGAATTGCCGGAACAGGAAATGAAATTGAAATCGGACGCCACACCGATAACTACCCTATAACCTCACCAGCACGTGGAATTGCTGCATACGATAAGCCTGCCACCTTACTGCGCGCACTGGGAGGCGTGGTCGGTCACGAAAAGGTTGTTGGCGCACTTCGGGAATATGCCAATAGATGGGCCTTTAAGTATCCATACGACCAAGACTTCTTTAATACATTCGAAGATGTCTTGGGTAAAGATATGGATTGGTTCTGGACTTCAGGATGGTTCACGACCTGGACGGTGGACCAGGGGGTGCAAAGTGTAACCCCGAAAGGTAAAAAAACTACCATTGTTATTGAAGACAAAGGCAATTTCCCCATGATGGCCCTGGTAGAAGTAACGTATGCAAATGGACAAAAAGAAACGCTGACTCTCCCTGTAACGGATTGGCTTAAAGGAAGCCGTACTTCCAAGTTGGAGGTTGCCAAAGGTGTGGTCCAAAAAGTTGAAATTGATCCCCAACAAACTTCAATGGATATAAACCGTGCCAACAACATTTGGGAGAAAAAATAACCAATAAACTTTTCTTTAGTATAAAAAATCTACAGAAATAAGGAAGTTTACACTGTTTTACTTCCTTATTTTATTTTGATCACCGTTTTTCAAGAGATAAATTTTCGGCTCATTCTATCTGCATCACCTATATCCATCTATCCAGCATGGTATTGTACCTTTAATGGCAGGGGCACTTCAACGAATAAACGGAATCCGTTTGGTTATTGACCTCAAAATAAATGGTGGGTTCGTATTAAATATCAGCCTTTCGGCCTTACCCATTCCACGGATCCATCTGAATACGTTTCCTGCTTCCAAATGGGGACCTTTGCTTTTAGGTTGTCAATCAACCAGCGGTTGGCCGAAAAGGCTGCGTCCCGATGGGGTGTAGAGACCCCAATCAGGACGCTAATTTCGGAAATTGGGACAAGCCCAATGCGGTGAAGCAAGACCATATGCAAAATCGGCCATTGTTTTCTGGCTTCTGTGGCCAAACCATTTATCTCGGAAAGTGCCATAGGCAAATAGGCTTCATACGTTAGGTGTTGTGTTTCTCGT
The sequence above is a segment of the Bacteroidetes Order II. bacterium genome. Coding sequences within it:
- a CDS encoding TonB-dependent receptor, which translates into the protein MNLKFTDTQNIGIIGVSVRLINEKKPSSQQTGTTNQEGSIRIKVEPAATYRLQATFIGYKPIDESISFKKEDIERIFVLTEDTASLGEVIVTAKKPLITQVDDMSVVDPSPVADISSNAMEVLEKIPGLFIDQDGNIYLNSTTPASVYLNGREQKMSREDTAVLLKNLPPNSIERIEILRTPSAKFDASSSGGLVNVVLKRGFKIGRTGSLYSGYSQGRHADGRLGINLNNQDGGRTSYFGLSLGGRTGFDQVETSRLFSADSLLSQFATTTSPNQNIFTRFGFGFEPKKNWELNLDSRISTNRNTSDVLNQNSIRRVGSSSTTPYSQSENLTNNNGLSWSVNQEVSTKYKLDKEGSEWTTEFEATYAKSNGEQVYNNAFILPTVFNTGGEGASENQRFAFTAQSDLKYKLPEKITLEAGIKSNWQNIQNEADYVRIQGATRTPDAFRTRSFSYTENTHAAYLQASKTIGSFVLKSGLRLENADIRGNQTIPNDTTFQVNRTDLFPYAYLSRTLVSISNFELKGFAIYRRSISRPGYGFLNPSPRYLDQYAYEVGNPNLRPQFTTNYELNISVGDMPIFAIGRNDTKDIFTNVVYQDPKNPSVAVRTYDNLGKRAEDYFRLTAAIPPGGRYFFVVGTQYGRNRYDGLYENKPLTFDRGSWSFFTFHMFKVDKNTNLTLNGFMQVNGQQQFYELENFGALSVGITRKFLKDKLNVALRINDILNTQKNHFNLSQGTVQASGFRSGDTRRIGLNIRYNFGFRQKEEKRNMFDVNGDE
- a CDS encoding M1 family metallopeptidase, whose product is MRKNSIFFLFLVPMIAWAQQPTRPIPYPVFASPQFEAAITKGTRTKTGMPGPNYWANSANYTMETELDPASKLITSSATIQYLNNSPNDLNFLMINLRQNLYKPTAFRNRPIPFATDGMNITETSVLTSKPGESEQWVKVTPQVNGTQMRVSLPQPLKAKHSITLHIKWSFTLPERSFRMGHDKEVFIVAYWFPQLAVYDDVRGWDSDQYIGNGEFYNDFGNYDVKITVPKGYLVSGTGALQNPAAVLDADRLARLREAASQDSVVHVLTKEERDAGKATLSASDKLTWHFKAEKVRDFTWATSDKYIWDATRAAVGDLNKDGKTDYSMIHAFYRPEKTVWKQSAKYARFSIEHLSQRYIPYPWPHMSTIEGFIGGGMEFPMLTHIGGSRTPQALFGVTYHEIAHMWFPMIVGVDEKSFCWAEEGITTYNENDGYNAFFPKENAWDPKVNSYFRIAGTGNEIEIGRHTDNYPITSPARGIAAYDKPATLLRALGGVVGHEKVVGALREYANRWAFKYPYDQDFFNTFEDVLGKDMDWFWTSGWFTTWTVDQGVQSVTPKGKKTTIVIEDKGNFPMMALVEVTYANGQKETLTLPVTDWLKGSRTSKLEVAKGVVQKVEIDPQQTSMDINRANNIWEKK
- a CDS encoding molybdenum cofactor biosynthesis protein MoaE, producing MDFGTPFSDTWIGLSASAIPTERALSFLMHPDAGGTTLFLGTTRRMTEERETQHLTYEAYLPMALSEINGLATEARKQWPILHMVLLHRIGLVPISEISVLIGVSTPHRDAAFSANRWLIDNLKAKVPIWKQETYSDGSVEWVRPKG